One Argentina anserina chromosome 6, drPotAnse1.1, whole genome shotgun sequence genomic window, ATCATGACTGGTGCTGGAAGTAACAATTTATAGACAAGCAACATATGTAATTTGATGAGAAGAGGGAAATTACCTTAGCAAAGGAAGTGCCTTTTCTCTATCACCTTCAGATAAGACTTGAATTGAAAGCTGTCAACAATAAGAGTgatcaaaatatgaaaattacaaataaataGCTTGAAATGACATCTGACAAGTACACAAATCAAAAAGTTCTAGTTCATAGTACTTGCATTAACAAGATCTTTAGGTGACAGGTTCTGTAAAgatattttcttcattttagtAGGAGAAGCTAAGGGTGATATTTCGGGAGTGCCCAACTTCCCAGAATCCACAGCTTTTGTGGGCTCATCATTGTCCAGCAACCCCAACTTTGCACGTATAGTAGGATTCTTCAGAGCTAATTGCTGAAAACATAGTGAAATAccataagaaaacaaaaacaaaacaaaaaaacaaaaaagggtTTACCATATATGTCTATATTGTTGCTATTGCAGTGACTCACCTGAATGACACTTATTGAACTATTTGTAACCCAATAGACTAGACTTccctacaaaaaaaatatagaagAATAAGGACAATTTCCAAGACCACAATTGTGAACACTCACAGAATCCCCTATAACAAAGTCTATTTTCACctaatttgataaaaaaataatgaatgaGGTGTACCTGGGGAACATTGTAGCcaataaaaaagagaaagaatgtTAGGATATCCAAATAAAGCTTGTAGTACTGCAGTAAGATAGAAAGATTTGATCAAttgtgtgaaaaaaaaaattatattaatcaaAATCATGTACTTTCACTCAACAGCTTAAACATTCTAAAGATTTGACAAAGCTATGCAAACTCACTCGAGCTAATGTGCCAAACTCGCCCTTCATTGTATTGAGAGAAGATGTCTTGAAAGAAATCTGTATGTCAAAGAGAAAAACATCAGCTACAAACCACATGTGGGGCAATGGAGCATTTTTACTTCAGTTATTTTTGAACATATTTGACAATATAATCATCTGAAAAGTTCATATCAGCTCAAAACAGAAAAAGGTAAATAACTCAAATCAGACAGAGACGAGGTACACAAGCAAATTACCTGAATATTGGCATAGTGCAAACCAGCAATCAGGAGAGGAAAGATGGGACCTGTAACACCGTGAGGTAATTCAGTCAAATTCTGGAACCACAAAGTACCACCCTGAAATGAAATAACCGAAATCCATGTTCATTTGCTTTTGGTACAAAATCAAAAACTGATTGAATGGTAGCAATCTTTCCAAACttcataatttgattaaaatccTTGAAAGCAGTATATAATAGAAAAGCATTGCAAAAGACCGAAATAAATTAAACTATTCCAATAGCTGACGAATAAACTGCTTTTGTTCTTACGCAATCAAAGCCAGGATGATTATCCAGTGACATTCTGCGAATGGTAGTCAACCACAGGAAAAAGCATGGAATCTGCAGATGAATTAGAAGACAGGGTAATATCAGATTTTCAAAGCCTTTTGTTTTCCACAACTTAAGACGCATATTGTTCAGGCAAACACATAATAATCCATCTTGTtagtaaaaatagaaagacGTCTTTTTTCTCATAACATTATCCAGTCGTCTTAAGAAAGTTGAATTCCCAATTTAACTGAACCTTAAAACCTGGCTACATGAGTCATCGAATTCAAATTTTGTGCTTTGTTGTTATTTTTCTACAATCTTATTGCATAATAAAGCTACAAGACGTACTAAAAGACCTGTAATCAATTATTACCGATTCTTAATCACTGAGGCTACTTTATATTGGCTCCTATAGTAACCAATTCTACTTCCTAGCACACCTGCTTCATTAAACCCACAACTTATACGTGGGAACAGAAACCAAACTCCAAAAGATAACAATACTCGATATAAACATCACACTGGATTACCTGAACAGCGGGGAATGCAAGGAACCAAAAGTACGAGGGGCATCCAATTTCCTTTCTTTCCTTccgaaaaacagaaaattgattgatgaaacTCTTTCCTGAGAACATTGGTGGCAGTGGAGCAGGCACTATGAGAAATGCATACGAGtcaaacaaaaatatttaaCAAAACCACACAGCTACTTTGAACACAAACACTCGAAACTCATAATACAAAATGCATATAATAAACCAAACAGCTTCAAAATCAACAAAAGCAGAGCAATCTACGCCTCGAATCGAAAACTCACATTTGGGGAAAAACACAGAGATCCTCTTCAACCTGTCGAGCTGCACAATAAGCAATGGAAGCAGTGCAAATCTCATAGCCACAGTAGAGGAAGCAACCACTATCCACCTGCATACAATTCGAAATCACATGTAgtcaaaaatcacatattttaaaCACTAAAAAAAGCAAAGCCTTGTTCTTCACAACAAGAACAAAGGAGCATTAAGAAGACTCACCATGGCAAACCAGTGAGGTCATGGAAGTGATCGAGCACCGAAATGAGGCCCTGAACCGGAAGCAGCGGCTCTTCACCGCCACCAGCAGCGGCGCTGGCGACGGCACCGTAATCCGGAATCTCGAGCTGAGCCGCGGAGTCGCCATCGAAAAATGGAACGGAATCCGGTTCATCTGAGCCGGCGGAGTAAAACCGAAACTGGGAGGAAGCGGGAGTTTGGTGATTGAAGTTGTACGGTGGAAGAATAGAGATGGAGTTGGATATAGGGATTTGGTTAGGGTTGGAGTGGAGGTGAAATTGGCGGGAGTGAGAAAGGGCGGGAAGGAAGGTGGAGGCGGAAGAAGAGCGGAGACGACGACGGATGTAATATGAGAGCTTGGAGCGGGTTGCCATTTGTGGCGGGTTGGCGGCAAGAGTCGGGTAGAGTAGGGTTTTACTCCTTTTTTTACCGTAAAATTCGCACCGGCATAATGGTTTTACCGCTATCAATTAGCTATTTTTGATTGAAAATGCATATATTAACTTTCAAAATGATACATCAATTGGGATTAGAGGTCTCAGTAGAGCATCTCAACCAACAATTAACTACCaccaattaaatttaatagcCATAAAGGCCTATGCTCCAAAGAGATCCAATCCTATGCGAGTCAGCGCACAACGAGCTAACTGATGAGCTGCTAcattatatttctttttcacaTGTTTCTATGACATCATCTCAAACTTAGACATTATCAATTTTACTGCATCAAGAACTTCTCCTATTTCGCTATAGTCTCAACCTTGTATTTTCAAACCATTAAGAACATTCAGAGTATCACCCTTGACTGCAACTCTCTTCATCCCCATGGCTTTGCAAAAATCCAACCCATGTCATAAAGCAAGAGCTTCGGTGGCAGCTGGACTAATTGGGTATTTTACCGCTAATTTTGACTTCACTCGCAGTGTAAGGGCAACTCATTTTATCGGTACTCTAATATGTTTGCAATAGAATGACGGTTAGCTgtgattaaaaattaaaatctaaCTGTTGAGATTGATGTCAACATGGCCAAGTATTAAAACTCTAAGCGTTGAAGAACTTTTGCGATGTAAGTGCGTTGATTACTTTTTGTCTTTTTATAATATTAAAAGTTTACAAATGTGATAGTAAATTTGAAGAAATTTGTTGTTACTGTGTAatttctgtttaattaaaGCTGGTTCATGCAAAATTTGTTTTCATAATGTGATTCCATTCTAAGTAAATGCAAACTTATGTATTATACACATCACAGTAAAAATTCTTGGCCTATACTAGAActctggttaattcctagcAAGATATATAGAATGTACATCGCCTACGAGGTTAGTCTACATGTGGAGATCCCGGAATGCGTCACGTTCAGGAATGGCATCGTCGGGGATGTACTTCCCCCAGAACCAATGCTCCTTCCACACTGAGTTCATATCTTCAATCGATACGCGCTTGGTCTCCGGCAGGAAGAAGTAGACAAAGACGGTCATGATCACACAGAAGACGGCAAAGAAATAGTAGAGCCCGAACCTCATTGTGCAAAACATAACAAGAGTTGTTTGAGCAATTACGTGTGTGAAAAACATGTTCACACAGACATTGAGACCATTAGCTGCTGATCTGATCTCTAAGGGGCAGATCTCGCTTGGTACTAACCAACCCAAAGGACCCCAAGACCATGCAAATGCTGCTACATAGAAGCAAATCAGCACTACCATCAAATCGGTTTCGCTTTTCGACAGAGAACCGTGACCTGAGGTTCCAAACTTGGCGGCGATAAAGGTTCCTATTGCTATCTGCAACATGCCACAATGCATTAAGATCACCACATATAAGATCTTCAAGAGTGTTTACATAAAAAGAACACAGACTGCTCGACCATGCATGCTGGATTTGTGTTATATTTAGATCTTAATGAAACTATGCTAGACGACTTTTAATCATAACAATGAACTTTGAAACTTAAGTTTTGCGAGGGACAAGCATGCATGTTATTGTTTGGATTTGTATACCTGACAAATAGACATTTGGATACCCCCTTGAATGAAAAAAGGCCTCCTCCCACTGGTGTCAACCAAGGCAATAGAAATACAAGTGGAAACGACATTAACAACTCCGGTGATGGCCGAAGACGCCACCATAGCCTTCTCACCGAAGCCTAGAGACCTGAAGAGAAGAGGCGCATAGAACATGATGGCATTTATGCCAGAGAACTGCTGAAAAAACGGAATAACAATGCACATGACAAGGTGAGGCCTATATCTTGGCTTCACTATGTCCTTCCACGGATGCTCTACCTTTTTTGCAACCTCGGATGCATACAGCAGGTCATGAAATTCCTGATACACATTATTGCTATCGCCGCGCAGTTTTTGTAACAAGTCTTTGGCATTGTCAAATTCACCTCTTTCAAGCATAGAACAAGGAGTGTTGGGTAGGAAGAATGATCCAACACCAAGAATTAGAGCTGGAATAGCTGAGGCGCCAAATGACACTCTCCATCCCCAACCCCCCTTTATATCAGCAGTCCAATAGTTCACATAATTCGCTAGTAGTATTCCGATTGTGACATTCATTTGGAAACATTGGTTTAAAGCTCCTCTGACATGTGGTGGAGCCATTTCTGATAGATAGATTAGGACAGATTGAATGGCAAAACCAATGCCTACACCGATAAACATTCGACCAATGACAAGCATTGTGAAGTTCAACGCAGCTGTGCTTATGCAAACGCCGATGAAGTAGACCAATCCAGCCAAGCTCATGGAGATGTTTCGGCCACAGTACCTGGTTACTGATGAAGCAAGCAAGGAAGATATAAATGCCGCCAGGTAGACGGAAGAAGTGAACAAATTCAAGTACTGGTTTCCAGGTCTGCAGTATAGGCTGGTGTGAGGTTTGTTTGTGTCATCCAGAAATAACTCTGGGGCAAACTTCTTCAGGTAGAATGACCTTGAAGCCACCCCTCCTACAAATTTACAACAATCCCACTAGTGTCATGAAGAATACCATATAGGCAATATACATTGAGTCTAACACTCTAACCTGAGTCATAACCGAAAATAAGACCACCCATGGCAGCAACTGAACATGCCATCAACATATAGTTGGTGATGTTATCCTCCTCATTTTGCACCACCCCATCTATAACAACAACTTTCCTTTTTGATTTAGTCATATCCCCTAACGagcaaaattttaccttcttCTGATCAAACAAGGCTGCAAGCCGAAACCGTATTTCTGCCGTGGATGTAGGGGTAAATGCTCATAGCATGGTTCTTACAGCCCCAAAAGGTTTCAAGAAAGCTTACGAATCAAGCAATGGGGGAATATGCTCCCAACACTGGAGCTACAAGCCCCCcacaacatttttttttggccAATGTTCAGCGGCAACAAGCAACAATCTAGGATGAGTAAAACAGCAGTTTCTTTGGCTTGGATCTATACAAGGAATTTTCCTACTATGTTCTTCCAAAATGGATGTTCTACTTTGAATCTTTGATCAACCTCAAACAACcaaataaagaaaagagaagggCAGATAGTTATTGCCTATGAATTCAAATTGGTTGCTCATCGATGTTTTGAAATACCGATCACACAAACAGTTTGTCTTAAAATAGCTCTAAAGTCACAGGCTTGTTAAACAGGAAAGGGTTTTGCGAACTAACGACTGGCCGTCTAGAGTTCTAAAGCACTTGTGATTTTAACCACACATTTGTAGCCAAAATTTATGCGGTTGAATCTCATAATCCAAGAGACGACTATCTAAGGTTCAGGAGATAAAATCTTCTCATCA contains:
- the LOC126798438 gene encoding ALBINO3-like protein 2, chloroplastic — protein: MATRSKLSYYIRRRLRSSSASTFLPALSHSRQFHLHSNPNQIPISNSISILPPYNFNHQTPASSQFRFYSAGSDEPDSVPFFDGDSAAQLEIPDYGAVASAAAGGGEEPLLPVQGLISVLDHFHDLTGLPWWIVVASSTVAMRFALLPLLIVQLDRLKRISVFFPKLPAPLPPMFSGKSFINQFSVFRKERKEIGCPSYFWFLAFPAVQIPCFFLWLTTIRRMSLDNHPGFDCGGTLWFQNLTELPHGVTGPIFPLLIAGLHYANIQISFKTSSLNTMKGEFGTLARYYKLYLDILTFFLFFIGYNVPQGSLVYWVTNSSISVIQQLALKNPTIRAKLGLLDNDEPTKAVDSGKLGTPEISPLASPTKMKKISLQNLSPKDLVNLSIQVLSEGDREKALPLLRLALKKDPECVRALIVMGQTLLQKKLEAEATQFLERAITKLVSTGVPTQLEDIDNLILASQWTGVAYIRQGKFPEGIVHLERIAQLNEPDEPKIKAHYFDGLLMLASALSNVGRKKEALKHLRLAAAYNPAYNEYLEQCENEDDNLVTDLASSRRSDY
- the LOC126800303 gene encoding sugar transport protein 10-like codes for the protein MTKSKRKVVVIDGVVQNEEDNITNYMLMACSVAAMGGLIFGYDSGGVASRSFYLKKFAPELFLDDTNKPHTSLYCRPGNQYLNLFTSSVYLAAFISSLLASSVTRYCGRNISMSLAGLVYFIGVCISTAALNFTMLVIGRMFIGVGIGFAIQSVLIYLSEMAPPHVRGALNQCFQMNVTIGILLANYVNYWTADIKGGWGWRVSFGASAIPALILGVGSFFLPNTPCSMLERGEFDNAKDLLQKLRGDSNNVYQEFHDLLYASEVAKKVEHPWKDIVKPRYRPHLVMCIVIPFFQQFSGINAIMFYAPLLFRSLGFGEKAMVASSAITGVVNVVSTCISIALVDTSGRRPFFIQGGIQMSICQIAIGTFIAAKFGTSGHGSLSKSETDLMVVLICFYVAAFAWSWGPLGWLVPSEICPLEIRSAANGLNVCVNMFFTHVIAQTTLVMFCTMRFGLYYFFAVFCVIMTVFVYFFLPETKRVSIEDMNSVWKEHWFWGKYIPDDAIPERDAFRDLHM